One part of the Peptococcaceae bacterium genome encodes these proteins:
- a CDS encoding HU family DNA-binding protein, protein MNKTELISAVAEKAEMTKKDAEKAVNAVLASIEDALAKGDKVQLVGFGTFEVRQRAARTGRNPQTGKEIKIAATKVPAFKPGKALKDSVV, encoded by the coding sequence TTGAACAAAACTGAACTCATAAGCGCAGTGGCAGAAAAAGCTGAAATGACGAAAAAAGACGCTGAGAAGGCCGTGAACGCAGTTCTGGCCAGTATTGAAGACGCGCTGGCGAAAGGCGATAAGGTCCAGCTGGTTGGGTTTGGGACGTTTGAAGTGAGACAGAGGGCAGCCCGGACAGGCCGCAACCCGCAGACCGGCAAGGAGATCAAGATCGCCGCTACGAAGGTGCCGGCTTTCAAACCAGGCAAAGCCTTGAAAGACTCGGTTGTGTAG
- a CDS encoding RNA-binding S4 domain-containing protein produces MRLDKYLKASRLIKRRTVAKDLTAAGKVTVNGRVAKPSTEIKAGDILEIGYGARKVRVEVLETKETVPAAEAGSLYRVIE; encoded by the coding sequence ATGCGCCTCGATAAATACCTTAAAGCATCCAGGCTTATCAAACGGAGGACCGTGGCCAAAGACCTCACCGCCGCGGGAAAAGTGACGGTCAACGGCAGGGTGGCCAAGCCCTCAACCGAAATAAAGGCCGGGGACATCCTGGAGATAGGTTACGGAGCCAGGAAGGTCCGGGTGGAAGTCCTGGAGACGAAGGAAACGGTGCCGGCCGCTGAAGCCGGCAGTTTGTACAGGGTTATTGAATAA
- a CDS encoding SpoIID/LytB domain-containing protein, giving the protein MKKLRLALLLLLCLSLLFSGCRALRRPGVEQAGFKEEPTISLYVAETGEKKQIKMEEYIKGVVAAEMDPTWPVEALAAQAILARTFTLERMKSTGGVPERGTDASTSVEEFQAYDPGRINDSVINAVNKTRGETAKYQGRYIKAWFFSDAGGLTAASALEGLDYRKEPSPYVHSVKDPGSAITVPENKSWQAVFSLASVREAVKKISGSDPGPISRVSISKKGPSGRVMSFQIDGATVSGPALRLALGSEKMRSTLLTGLRVDGDELVMNGRGFGHGVGMSQWGARALASQGRTAEQIVSYFFKDIEVVKEWK; this is encoded by the coding sequence ATGAAAAAACTGCGCCTGGCGCTGCTGCTGTTGCTTTGCCTTTCCCTGCTCTTTTCGGGCTGCCGCGCTTTGAGAAGGCCCGGTGTCGAGCAGGCCGGGTTCAAAGAGGAACCGACCATTTCCCTGTACGTTGCCGAGACCGGCGAAAAGAAACAGATTAAAATGGAAGAGTATATCAAAGGCGTGGTGGCCGCGGAGATGGACCCCACCTGGCCGGTAGAGGCCCTCGCCGCCCAGGCCATCCTGGCGCGGACCTTCACCCTAGAAAGGATGAAGAGCACGGGCGGCGTGCCTGAACGGGGCACCGACGCCTCGACCAGCGTGGAGGAATTCCAGGCCTATGACCCGGGAAGGATAAACGACAGTGTGATAAACGCCGTTAATAAGACGAGGGGTGAAACAGCCAAATACCAGGGGCGTTACATCAAGGCGTGGTTCTTTTCCGACGCGGGCGGCCTCACGGCGGCTTCGGCCCTGGAAGGGCTGGATTACAGGAAAGAGCCCAGCCCTTACGTCCACAGCGTAAAAGACCCCGGTTCGGCCATCACCGTGCCGGAAAACAAGTCCTGGCAGGCGGTGTTCTCCCTGGCTTCCGTGAGGGAGGCGGTGAAAAAAATATCGGGCAGTGACCCCGGTCCCATCAGCCGGGTATCGATTTCCAAAAAAGGCCCTTCCGGGCGCGTTATGTCCTTCCAGATAGACGGGGCGACCGTCAGCGGTCCTGCCCTGCGCCTGGCCCTGGGAAGCGAAAAAATGCGCTCCACTCTTCTCACCGGCCTGAGAGTGGACGGCGATGAACTCGTCATGAACGGCCGGGGCTTCGGGCACGGCGTGGGCATGAGCCAGTGGGGAGCAAGGGCCCTGGCCAGCCAGGGCAGGACAGCCGAGCAGATTGTCTCCTATTTTTTCAAGGACATCGAGGTCGTGAAGGAATGGAAATAA
- a CDS encoding TraR/DksA C4-type zinc finger protein, producing MEKEHLEYFKRKLEGLRDTARKSAGNIKNGLRVPLKESAHELSLYDNHPGDVGNATFERELDLGLMLINEDRLSMIEEALRAIDSGTYGLCQSCGREIGFDRLEAIPYTLLCRDCKKEFEFNHI from the coding sequence ATGGAAAAAGAACACCTGGAATACTTTAAAAGAAAGCTGGAAGGCCTTCGCGACACGGCGCGAAAGAGCGCCGGAAACATAAAAAACGGCCTGCGCGTCCCCCTGAAAGAATCGGCCCATGAGCTTTCGCTTTACGACAACCACCCCGGCGATGTGGGAAACGCCACGTTCGAGCGGGAACTGGACCTGGGGCTGATGCTTATCAACGAGGACAGGCTGTCCATGATCGAGGAAGCGCTCAGGGCGATTGACAGCGGGACGTACGGCTTGTGCCAGTCCTGCGGGCGCGAGATCGGCTTCGACCGGCTGGAAGCCATCCCCTATACGCTGCTTTGCCGCGACTGCAAAAAAGAATTCGAATTCAATCATATTTGA
- the yabP gene encoding sporulation protein YabP: MENRDIPQCQLSLTNRELFEASGILEVESFDDRQIIAESKLGPLVVKGEGIHIVQLNLEEGKIVLEGEIASIQYVENKKARLKQKGKGIMERLFK, encoded by the coding sequence ATGGAAAACAGGGATATTCCTCAGTGCCAGCTGTCGCTGACGAACCGGGAGCTGTTTGAGGCCAGCGGCATCCTGGAAGTTGAAAGCTTTGACGACCGCCAAATTATTGCCGAAAGCAAATTGGGCCCCCTGGTGGTTAAAGGGGAAGGCATCCACATAGTCCAGCTGAACCTGGAAGAAGGTAAAATAGTGCTGGAAGGTGAAATAGCCAGCATCCAGTACGTGGAGAATAAAAAGGCCCGGCTCAAACAAAAAGGGAAAGGGATCATGGAGCGTCTCTTCAAGTAA
- the spoIID gene encoding stage II sporulation protein D, which produces MRVSLWPARRKKRLLVTYLAVAFLLLIVLPCLVFLFLAEDEKLRVEGDAIKINLLLHGSNSVITLGLEEYVAGVVAAEMPASFDLEALKAQAVAARTYAVKRLQVPDPRVKNINAQADLSSDPQINQAWISGEEMKRRWGAWDFPAYKQKILRAVTETKGKVITYEGQVIDPLYHASCGGFGTENSEDVWKYKVPYLRRVPCGNHPEGDREAVYVFKTSELNRLLGTELKALPVGKFSVNGGGIAVKEKTASGRIKTFLFAGKTISGAELRSRLGLPSTHLEWRVEGDLIKFTTRGNGHGVGMCQYGAGSLAREGKSYSEILAYYYKGVRLASLK; this is translated from the coding sequence ATGAGGGTGTCTCTTTGGCCGGCACGAAGAAAAAAAAGACTGCTCGTCACATACCTGGCGGTCGCTTTTCTGCTTCTGATTGTCCTGCCCTGCCTGGTTTTCCTTTTTTTGGCGGAAGATGAAAAACTGCGCGTCGAGGGAGATGCGATAAAGATAAACCTGCTGCTGCACGGCTCGAACAGCGTTATTACGCTTGGGCTGGAAGAATACGTGGCCGGGGTGGTGGCTGCCGAAATGCCGGCTTCTTTTGACCTGGAAGCCCTGAAAGCGCAGGCGGTCGCCGCCAGGACTTACGCGGTAAAACGCCTGCAGGTGCCCGATCCCCGGGTAAAAAACATCAATGCGCAGGCGGACCTGAGTTCGGACCCGCAGATCAACCAGGCCTGGATCAGCGGCGAAGAAATGAAACGGCGCTGGGGAGCCTGGGATTTTCCGGCATACAAGCAAAAAATACTCCGCGCCGTGACGGAAACGAAGGGAAAAGTGATCACCTACGAGGGGCAGGTCATCGATCCCTTGTACCACGCTTCCTGCGGCGGTTTCGGCACCGAAAATTCCGAAGATGTCTGGAAATACAAAGTCCCTTATCTCCGGAGAGTTCCCTGCGGCAACCACCCGGAAGGCGACAGGGAGGCGGTTTACGTTTTCAAAACCAGCGAACTCAACCGCCTGCTGGGAACGGAACTGAAGGCGCTTCCCGTGGGCAAGTTCTCCGTCAACGGCGGCGGGATCGCCGTAAAGGAGAAGACGGCCTCCGGGCGCATAAAGACCTTCCTCTTTGCGGGAAAGACGATCAGCGGCGCCGAACTCCGCAGCAGGCTGGGGCTGCCATCCACTCACCTGGAATGGCGGGTGGAGGGTGACCTGATCAAATTTACGACCCGCGGCAACGGCCACGGGGTGGGCATGTGCCAGTACGGGGCGGGATCTTTGGCCCGGGAAGGGAAAAGCTACAGCGAAATACTGGCCTATTACTACAAAGGGGTCAGGCTGGCCTCGTTGAAATGA
- a CDS encoding M23 family metallopeptidase, protein MDSKKIAHILKAQSKSLKLLGVYLAVVLFAFSLAVPVINGRLKEQEALKAPQAATTAFEVKEAAGANEATGEKEKIAGTAAKKAAGPVTKDSPNAAPRSEGAVPAAGAVEPVSQNIDIHKMAWPLKGEVFRSVGLSYSQTFSDYRYHNGIDIRAKTGSEAVAVLAGKVVQVETTRGEAIKVVLDHGAGWRSIYAHLQEAFLKAGDSVKANESVGLVGQPGINEILEGPHLHYSLQKDGRFVNPLDYLPPQ, encoded by the coding sequence ATGGACTCAAAGAAGATTGCGCACATCCTGAAGGCCCAGAGCAAAAGCTTGAAACTGCTTGGCGTCTACCTGGCGGTTGTCCTGTTCGCGTTTTCCCTGGCTGTTCCCGTTATCAACGGCCGGCTCAAGGAACAAGAAGCGCTAAAGGCGCCGCAGGCGGCAACGACAGCTTTCGAAGTCAAAGAAGCGGCAGGCGCGAATGAAGCTACCGGGGAAAAGGAAAAGATTGCAGGCACAGCCGCAAAAAAAGCGGCTGGACCGGTGACAAAAGATTCGCCAAACGCCGCTCCCCGCAGTGAAGGCGCCGTTCCCGCCGCCGGTGCGGTTGAACCGGTCTCCCAAAACATCGATATACACAAGATGGCCTGGCCCCTCAAAGGTGAGGTCTTCCGCTCCGTCGGGCTCTCGTATTCCCAGACGTTCAGCGATTACCGCTATCACAACGGCATTGACATCCGCGCCAAAACGGGCAGCGAAGCCGTCGCCGTTCTCGCGGGGAAGGTCGTGCAGGTGGAGACCACGCGGGGCGAAGCGATAAAGGTCGTTCTTGACCACGGGGCGGGGTGGCGGAGTATTTATGCCCACCTCCAGGAGGCCTTCCTGAAGGCCGGCGACAGCGTCAAGGCCAATGAGTCCGTGGGCCTGGTAGGGCAGCCCGGGATCAACGAGATACTGGAAGGCCCTCACCTTCACTACTCCCTCCAGAAAGACGGCCGGTTCGTCAACCCCCTGGATTACCTGCCGCCGCAATAA
- a CDS encoding ATP-binding protein, giving the protein MERLIMQDLLEWKESRHRKPLILKGVRQVGKTWALKEFARRYYKNIAYFNFDEYPEYKQFFENTKDVERILQNLMMASGQTIKPDKPEDTLIVFDEIQECFNALNTLKYFCENTPHYHVACAGSLLGIALSKPASFPVGKVDFLEIGPMTFTEFLMANGDGNLVAYMDSIDRIEAVPDAFFNPLYEKLKMYFVTGGMPESVRSWTEDRDVELMQQVLSNILGAYERDFAKHPDPKDFPKISLIWKSIPSQLARENKKFIYKVVKEGARAREYEDALQWLCDANLTYKIYRSSAPGLPISAYDDLSAFKLYLVDVGLLRRLSLLAPSAFSEGNRLFVEFKGALSENYVLQALRNQFEAMPRYWAMDNPRYEVDFLIQRENDILPVEVKSESNVESRSLKKFKEKYGDKVKLRVRFSLNNLRLDRDLLNIPLFMADYADKLIGMALKQ; this is encoded by the coding sequence GTGGAAAGGCTGATCATGCAGGACTTGCTGGAGTGGAAAGAATCCAGGCACCGGAAACCCCTTATTTTGAAAGGCGTGCGCCAGGTGGGAAAGACATGGGCGCTCAAGGAGTTTGCCAGGCGTTATTATAAAAACATTGCGTATTTCAACTTTGACGAATACCCGGAATACAAGCAGTTTTTTGAAAACACAAAGGATGTCGAACGCATCCTGCAAAACCTGATGATGGCAAGCGGCCAAACCATCAAGCCGGATAAGCCGGAGGACACGCTGATTGTTTTCGATGAGATACAGGAATGTTTTAATGCCCTGAATACACTCAAATACTTCTGCGAAAATACGCCGCATTATCATGTAGCCTGCGCCGGTTCCCTTTTGGGCATTGCCTTGTCCAAGCCTGCTTCTTTTCCTGTCGGCAAAGTAGACTTTTTGGAAATCGGGCCTATGACCTTTACCGAATTTTTAATGGCCAACGGCGATGGCAATCTTGTTGCCTATATGGACAGCATAGACAGGATTGAGGCTGTTCCGGATGCATTCTTCAACCCACTTTATGAAAAACTGAAAATGTATTTTGTGACCGGCGGGATGCCGGAATCTGTCAGGTCATGGACGGAAGACCGGGATGTTGAATTGATGCAGCAGGTGCTTTCCAATATCTTGGGGGCATACGAGAGGGATTTTGCCAAACATCCGGATCCCAAGGATTTTCCCAAGATATCGTTGATTTGGAAGTCAATACCCTCCCAGCTTGCCAGGGAAAATAAAAAATTCATTTATAAAGTTGTCAAGGAAGGGGCAAGGGCCAGGGAATACGAGGACGCGCTGCAGTGGCTTTGCGATGCGAACCTGACCTATAAAATATACCGCAGCAGCGCGCCGGGGCTGCCGATTTCCGCTTATGACGATTTGTCTGCATTTAAGCTTTATCTGGTGGACGTGGGGCTTTTGCGCCGACTGTCGCTATTGGCGCCATCAGCGTTCAGCGAAGGCAACCGCCTGTTTGTGGAGTTTAAGGGTGCCCTTAGCGAGAATTATGTGCTCCAGGCGCTGAGAAACCAGTTTGAGGCCATGCCCCGGTATTGGGCGATGGATAATCCGCGGTATGAAGTGGATTTTCTGATCCAGAGGGAAAACGACATTTTGCCCGTTGAGGTTAAATCGGAAAGCAATGTGGAAAGCAGAAGCCTGAAGAAGTTTAAAGAAAAATACGGCGACAAGGTGAAACTCCGTGTCCGTTTTTCGCTGAATAATCTGCGGCTGGACAGAGACCTGCTGAATATCCC